The sequence CCGAGGCCAGGAAGGCTTTCTGTTTGATCTGGTAGGGATGGGACAGGATCTTGAGGATGCGCTCCGAGATGTTTCCGGCCTGGCTGCCTTCGTCCAGATTGCTGAGCATGATGGTGAATTCGTCTCCACCCACCCGGGCCACCAGATCGCTTTCCCGCACGCAGAGTTTCAGGCGGGTGGCCACCTCCTTGAGCAGGATGTCTCCGGCCTCATGCCCCATGCTGTCATTGACGTCCTTGAAGCGGTCCAGGTTGATGAAAAGCACCGCACAGATGCGCCCGGAAGCCTGATGTTCCTCCAGGCGCTTGCCAAGCAGGTCCATGAAGAGTTTGCGGTTGGGAAGGCCAGTCAGGGAATCATGGCTGGTCTGGTACTGGATCAGTTCCTCGGCCTGCTTGTGGGCAGTGATGTCCCAGTCCACACCCAGAAAACGCAGGGGTTTCCCTTCAGCATCGCGCACCACAGAAGCACTGGAACGCACCACCCGCTGGGTTCCATCTGGCCGGACGATGCGGTACTCGGTCTCGAAAGGCTTCACGTCGTTCAGGGCCCAGTCCACCTCCTGCAGCACCCTTGCTGCGTCTTCGGGGTGCAGGCGGCGGTCCCAGGCGGTCAGGCTGTTTTCCTCGAATTGTTCCTGGGTCAGGCCGTAGATGTCCAGCATGTGCTGGTCCCACAGCATGCGGTTCTGTTCGATGTTCCACTCCCACACCCCGATTCCCACGGTGCGGGTGGCGAGTTGAATCCGTTCGGTGAGGCGTTCAAGTTCCTGCTCGGTGTTCTTCAGCTGGGTGATGTCGGTGAGGGTCCCAACCAGACGCACTCCCTCTCCGTAGGCGTTGCGGGCGATCACCTTGCCCCGGGCCAGCATCCAGATCGGGTCCCCGTTCCGGTGCTGCACCCGCACCTCCACCTGATAACTGGGGGCGTCCTGATGCACACAGGCCTGCAGGGCCTCCAGCATCCTGGGCTGGTCTTCTGCAATCAGGCGACCCAGCCACTGCTGCAACGGCTGGGTGCAGTCTTCCAGGTCCTCGCCAATCAGGCCAAACCACGTTCTGGACAGGTACACCTGATCGCGGGCCACATCCCAGTCCCACACCCCATCTCCGATGCTTTCCAGCGCGTAACGCCAGCGTTCCTCCTGCAGCCTGAGCTGCTCGGTCAGTTCTTCTTTGAGGCCTGGTGTTTCTGCCTGCAGGATGTAACCAAGGCGTTCTCCATCTGTCCCCCTTGCCTCACGAATGGAGACCAGGGCCTGCTGTTCATTGAGGGAAACCTGCTGCTCCAGCACCTCGGGGGAAGCGAGGTCATGCACCTGTGGAAACGCTTTGTGGATCAGGTCCTGAATGGAGGGGCTGGAGTCACTGCCTGCCGCTGCCCCGATCAGGTCCAGAAAAGCCTGATTGGCGTACTGCACC comes from Deinococcus cellulosilyticus NBRC 106333 = KACC 11606 and encodes:
- a CDS encoding EAL domain-containing protein, translating into MTHNEHIRFTHEGLIQAVLSHGILLNPAQACQQVQGDAHQCLQTPDWQQQTVDQVLLPELAAEYRELYAELQRVQSASVRGKHLILIPLFETGWMVLRVKASQQERQEDRSGHRPSEEPEQTTDVLQDKVGLVYLTPDLTVQYANQAFLDLIGAAAGSDSSPSIQDLIHKAFPQVHDLASPEVLEQQVSLNEQQALVSIREARGTDGERLGYILQAETPGLKEELTEQLRLQEERWRYALESIGDGVWDWDVARDQVYLSRTWFGLIGEDLEDCTQPLQQWLGRLIAEDQPRMLEALQACVHQDAPSYQVEVRVQHRNGDPIWMLARGKVIARNAYGEGVRLVGTLTDITQLKNTEQELERLTERIQLATRTVGIGVWEWNIEQNRMLWDQHMLDIYGLTQEQFEENSLTAWDRRLHPEDAARVLQEVDWALNDVKPFETEYRIVRPDGTQRVVRSSASVVRDAEGKPLRFLGVDWDITAHKQAEELIQYQTSHDSLTGLPNRKLFMDLLGKRLEEHQASGRICAVLFINLDRFKDVNDSMGHEAGDILLKEVATRLKLCVRESDLVARVGGDEFTIMLSNLDEGSQAGNISERILKILSHPYQIKQKAFLASASLGISLFPSDVNDAETLLTSADQAMSVAKGEGKNCWRFFTPSMLQATRERRTVISDFTLALKRQEFEVYYQPILGYGRPDELKAEALLRWKHPQKGMISPAVFIPLAEEVGLIHALGDWCLKRVLQDQQKWQAEGLPCPVIAINTSAKQFTHDDVARKWLQALRDSGASSDQLVMEITESLLLQRQTEVLSQLRTLREAGIRIALDDFGTGYSSLSYLSAFELDYLKIDRSFVQGIVQNSKDEAVTDAIIAMAHKLGLEVVAEGVETLEQEEVLRRQHCDFAQGYYYARPMPEAQYREFIQKQVKVYSSQ